Proteins encoded together in one Hevea brasiliensis isolate MT/VB/25A 57/8 chromosome 16, ASM3005281v1, whole genome shotgun sequence window:
- the LOC131169229 gene encoding protein translocase subunit SECA2, chloroplastic-like isoform X2 encodes MKTGEGKTLVSTLAAYLNALTSEGVHVVTVNDYLAQRDAEWMGRVHRCLGLSVGLIQKGMTPKERRSNYRCDITYTNNSELGFDYLRDNLAGNSEQLVMRWPKPFHFAIVDEVDSVLIDEGRNPLLISGEANKDAARYPVAAKVAELLVRGLHYNVELKDNSVELTEEGISLAEMALDTNDLWDENDPWARFVVNALKAKEFYRRDVQYIVRNGKALIINELTGRVEEKRRWSEGIHQAVEAKEGLQIQADSVVVAQITYQSLFKLYPKLSGMTGTAKTEEKEFLKMFQMPVIEVPTNLPNIRKDLPIQAFATARGKWEYVRQEIEYMFRQGRPVLVGTTSVENSEYLSDLLKQWEIPHNVLNARPKYAAREAEIIAQAGRKYAITISTNMAGRGTDIILGGNPKMLAKEIVDDSLLSFLTREAPDVEVDGQKNFQKVMSKIKVGSTSLALLAKTALMAKYVGKSEGKSWTFQDAKSMISESVEMSQSMDVNELEKLANEESEMYPLGPTIALTYLSVLKDCEVHCLHEGSEVKRLGGLHVIGTSLHESRRIDNQLRGRAGRQGDPGSTRFMVSLQDEMFQKFNFDTEWAVKLISRITNDEDIPIEGDAIVKQLLALQINAEKYFFGIRKSLVEFDEVLEVQRKHVYDLRQLILTGDNESCSQHISQYMQAVVDEIVFGNADPLKHPRSWSLDKLLREFIIIGGKLLDGSFAGVTEEALLKSLLQLHESSSVDINNFYLPNLPKPPNVFRGIRRKCHSLKRWLVICSDELTKNGGYQTTTNLLRKYLGDLLIASYWNVVQESGYDDAYVKEIERAVLLKTLDCFWRDHLINMNRLSSAVNVRSFGHRNPLEEYKIDGCRFFISMLSATRRLTLETLLQYWSAPTESHELFES; translated from the exons TGGTAACTGTGAATGATTACCTAGCTCAGCGTGATGCTGAGTGGATGGGCCGTGTTCATCGCTGTTTAGGTCTTTCAGTTGGTCTTATTCAG AAGGGCATGACACCTAAAGAGAGGAGATCCAATTACCGATGTGATATAACATACACCAATAATTCA GAACTTGGTTTTGATTATTTACGAGATAATCTTGCTGGAAACAGTGAACAACTTGTGATGAGATG GCCAAAGCCATTTCATTTTGCAATAGTTGATGAAGTTGATTCAGTTCTCATTGACGAAGGGAGAAATCCATTGTTGATAAGTGGTGAG GCTAATAAAGATGCTGCAAGATATCCAGTGGCTGCAAAAGTAGCTGAACTACTTGTTCGAGGCCTT CATTACAATGTAGAGTTGAAAGATAATTCAGTGGAGTTGACTGAGGAAGGAATATCACTTGCTGAAATGGCCCTTGACACAAATGATCTGTGGGATGAGAATGATCCCTGGGCAAG ATTTGTTGTGAATGCTTTGAAAGCTAAAGAGTTCTATCGGCGAGATGTTCAATACATAGTTAGAAATGGAAAGGCTCTCATAATAAATGAG TTGACAGGAAGAGTTGAAGAGAAAAGGAGATGGTCTGAGGGAATTCATCAGGCTGTAGAGGCTAAAGAAGGTCTGCAGATTCAG GCTGATTCGGTTGTTGTGGCGCAAATCACATACCAATCGTTGTTTAAGCTCTATCCAAAGTTGTCTGGAATGACAGGGACTGCAAAAACTGAA GAAAAGGAGTTTCTGAAAATGTTCCAAATGCCAGTTATTGAAGTGCCCACAAATTTACCAAATATCCGTAAAGATTTACCCATACAAGCTTTTGCG ACTGCTCGGGGGAAATGGGAGTATGTCCGACAAGAAATTGAATACATGTTTAGACAGGGCCGTCCTGTTTTAGTTGGAACCACCAG TGTTGAGAATTCTGAATATCTGTCAGATCTGCTTAAGCAGTGGGAAATCCCTCACAATGTCCTGAATGCACGacccaag TATGCTGCAAGGGAAGCTGAAATTATTGCCCAAGCAGGGCGAAAATATGCCATTACTATTTCTACGAATATGGCTGGCAGAGGAACTGATATAATTCTGGGAGGAAACCCAAAA ATGCTTGCCAAAGAAATTGTAGATGACAGCTTGCTTTCTTTTTTAACGCGAGAAGCTCCTGATGTTGAAGTTGATGGCCAAAAAAACTTTCAAAAG GTAATGTCAAAGATAAAGGTTGGGTCAACATCATTAGCTCTGCTAGCAAAGACTGCACTAATGG CTAAATATGTTGGTAAAAGTGAGGGTAAAAGCTGGACTTTTCAGGATGCAAAATCAATGATTTCAGAATCTGTGGAAATGAGCCAGTCAATGGATGTTAATGAGCTGGAGAAACTTGCTAATGAGGAGTCTGAAATGTACCCTCTTGGCCCAACTATTGCACTCACCTATCTATCAGTTTTGAAGGATTGTGAAGTGCATTGTTTGCATGAAGGGTCTGAAGTCAAAAGGCTTGGGGGGCTCCACGTCATTGGGACATCTTTACACGAGTCTCGGAGAATAGATAACCAG CTCCGTGGAAGAGCAGGAAGGCAGGGGGATCCTGGATCTACACGATTTATGGTGAG TTTACAGGATGAAATGTTTCAAAAGTTTAATTTTGATACTGAGTGGGCAGTGAAACTTATCTCAAGGATTACTAATGATGAGGATATACCAATTGAAGGTGATGCGATTGTAAAACAG CTTTTAGCACTGCAAATAAATGCGGAGAAGTACTTCTTTGGCATAAGAAAAAGCCTGGTTGAGTTTGATGAAGTATTAGAG GTACAAAGGAAACATGTGTATGACCTTAGGCAATTGATTTTAACAGGTGACAATGAAAGTTGTTCCCAACACATATCACA GTACATGCAAGCAGTAGTAGATGAAATCGTCTTTGGCAATGCTGATCCCCTTAAG CATCCAAGGAGCTGGAGCTTGGACAAACTCTTGAGGGAGTTCATCATTATTGGGGGAAAGCTGTTGGATG GCTCATTTGCAGGAGTCACTGAGGAGGCCTTGCTGAAGTCTCTTCTACAACTGCATGAATCAAGCTCTGtagatattaataatttttacctTCCGAACTTGCCAAAGCCTCCCAATGTTTTTCGAGGAATCCGTAGGAAATGTCATTCACTAAAGCGTTGGCTTGTTATATGCTCTGATGAATTGACTAA GAATGGTGGATACCAGACAACTACTAATCTTCTTCGCAAGTACCTTGGAGATCTCCTCATTGCTTCGTATTGGAATGTTGTGCAGGAATCCGGTTATGATGATGCATACGTCAAGGAAATTGAG AGGGCAGTTCTTCTGAAGACTCTAGACTGTTTCTGGAGGGATCATCTCATAAATATGAACCGGCTCAGTTCAGCG GTAAATGTTAGAAGTTTTGGGCACAGGAATCCTCTCGAAGAATACAAAATTGATGGGTGTCGATTTTTTATTTCAATGTTGAGTGCAACACGAAGACTAACTCTTGAAACCCTCTTACAGTATTGGTCAGCCCCTACAGAGTCCCATGAACTTTTTGAATCATAA
- the LOC131174651 gene encoding protein translocase subunit SECA2, chloroplastic-like: MFFEMYPSLVALSFECELPNKYVGKSKGKSRLFRCKINDFRVRGNEPPMNLKESRNLLMRSLKSRGRAGRQGDPGSTRFMVSLQDEMFQKFNFDTEWAVKLISRITNDEDIPIEGDAIVKQLLALQINAEKYFFGIRKSLVEFDEVLEVQRKHVYDLRQLILTGDNESCSQHISQ, from the exons ATGTTCTTTGAGATGTATCCGAGTCTTGTGGCTTTATCTTTTGAATGTGAACTTCCCAATAAATATGTTGGTAAAAGTAAGGGTAAAAGTCGACTTTTCAGATGCAAAATCAATGATTTCAGAGTCCGTGGAAATGAGCCACCAATGAATCTTAAAGAGTCGAGAAACTTGCTAATGAGGAGTCTAAAAT CCCGTGGAAGAGCAGGAAGGCAGGGGGATCCTGGATCTACACGATTTATGGTGAG TTTACAGGATGAAATGTTTCAAAAGTTCAATTTTGATACTGAGTGGGCAGTGAAACTTATCTCAAGGATTACTAATGATGAAGATATACCAATTGAAGGTGATGCGATTGTAAAACAG CTTTTAGCACTGCAAATAAATGCGGAGAAGTACTTCTTTGGCATAAGAAAAAGCCTGGTTGAGTTTGATGAAGTATTAGAG GTACAAAGGAAACATGTGTATGACCTTAGGCAATTGATTTTAACAGGTGACAATGAAAGTTGTTCCCAACACATATCACAGTGA